The DNA sequence ACAATACTCCCAGTATTTCTAACATCTTGTACACCTCTTCTCTGATGTTTATTACTATCTATAATATACTATTTCTTCAATCATTATAAGATTCTATTTACACTTTATAACAATTCAACATTTTCTTTTTTCTCCTTAACAGGCTGCTTTTCTTCGAAAAGCTAAAAAGGTTTTTATAAATGATTGTGTATTTTTATTCGTTATAGTGTATAATAAAACAAACCATAGCACCTTGTTTATATTTTCGTATATGGGTATGGAACTAATGTGACACTTACAACTAAATATTACAAAAGTATATTTATTTAGAAACAGTTAAGAAATTGTGAAATTTTGAAAATCGTTGTGTTTTACATTGGTTTTTAAAATGAAAACGCTTATAATTAAGGTGAAAATTATCACTAAAAGAGGAGTTGTAGTAATAATGCAAAACTTAAGAAACAGACATTTCCTAACACTATTAGATTTTTCAAACAGAGAGATGGAGTTCTTATTGAACCTATCTGAAGATTTAAAACGAGCTAAGTACGCTGGAATTGAACAACAAACTTTAAAAGGTAAAAACATTGCATTAATTTTTGAAAAAGACTCAACTCGTACGCGTTGCGCATTTGAAGTTGCAGCAGCAGACCAAGGTGCAAGTACTACTTACTTAGGACCAACTGGTTCTCAAATGGGCAAAAAAGAAACAGCAGCAGATACAGCACGCGTTTTAGGCGGCATGTATGACGGCATCGAATACCGCGGATTCTCTCAACGTACTGTTGAAGTACTTGCGAAAGAATCAGGTGTTCCAGTATGGAATGGTCTTACTGATGAAGATCACCCTACTCAAGTATTAGCTGACTTCTTAACAGCTAAAGAAGTATTGAAAAAACCTTACCATGAAATCAACTTCACTTATGTTGGTGACGGACGCAACAACGTTGCGAACGCATTAATGCAAGGTGCAGCGATCATGGGTATGAAATTCAACTTAGTTTGTCCAAAAGAATTAAACCCAACTGACGAATTATTAAACCGTTGTAAAGATATCACTAAAGAAAACGGCGGCGAAATCTTAGTAACTGACAACGTTGACGAAGGTGTTAAAGGATCAGACGTTCTTTACACAGACGTTTGGGTATCTATGGGTGAACCTGATGAAGTTTGGGAAGAACGTATTAAATTATTAAAACCTTACCAAGTGGACCAAGCAATGATCGAAAAAACTGGCAACCCGCACGTTATCTTTGAACACTGCTTACCATCATTCCACAACACTGACACTAAAGTTGGCAAAGAAATCTACGAAAAATTCGGCTTAAAAGAAATGGAAGTAACTGACGAAGTCTTCGAAGGCAAACACTCAGTAGTATTCCAAGAAGCTGAAAACCGTATGCACACTATCAAAGCTGTAATGGTCGCAACTCTAGGAGATATCGGATAATCTATCCTCATATATAAAGAAATGCCATGGCTGGGAATATATTTCCTAAGCCATGGCATTTTTATTTTAGACTGACCGCAGTCTTATTTATCTTCTTTTGCTTTCTTTCTAGCAAATCTTCCGATTAGTGCAGCACCGAAGAGTGATGCTATCCAACCGATTGATGAAGAAGATTGCTCTTGTTGTCCAGTTGCTGGTAAAACTTTATCTTGGTTCTTGTTTTGTTGTTTGTCTTGAACCTTTTGACCTTGAACAGTTTGTTGTTGGTCGTTCTTTTCTTTTGTTACATGTGAAACGCTGCCTTTTGGAGTTTCTGATACAGTTTCGCTTTTTGCGACAGGTGAATGACTTTCTGTTTGATCAGAACCCTTATTTTCATTTGTTACAGGTGATGAAGTGCTGCTTGAAGGTGCTGATGTTGTTTCAACCGCTTCAACCGTTTCAGATACTTTCGATTGTTCTGCTTCTTGTGCTTGTTGATGATTTGAATCTGGTTGTACTGTTTCACTTTCTGCAACTTCATTTTCATTAACAACATCTTCTTGAACTTTGTTATCAGTTGCAACAGAAGTTTCTTCAGTAACATCAACTGGAGACTCTGATGCAGCCGGTTCTTCTACTGCAGGTTGTTCAGTTGTCGTATTATTCTCAACCGCTTCTGTTGATGCATCTTCAACACTCTCTTCAGACTCCTCTGAAGGTACTTCGCATACTTCATTCTCAACACTTACTTCTGTATTTGTGACTGTTGGTTCTGTTGCTGGCGTTGAATCTTGATTACTGTCTACCGGCGTATCTGGTGCATTTTCACCAGTATTATCCGATGTTTCGCTGTCTGGCGCAGGCGTTGAATCACATGTGCTCTCTTCATCGTTGGATGCGCTATTGTCACTCTCTGGTGTCTCGTTT is a window from the Staphylococcus sp. IVB6181 genome containing:
- the argF gene encoding ornithine carbamoyltransferase, coding for MQNLRNRHFLTLLDFSNREMEFLLNLSEDLKRAKYAGIEQQTLKGKNIALIFEKDSTRTRCAFEVAAADQGASTTYLGPTGSQMGKKETAADTARVLGGMYDGIEYRGFSQRTVEVLAKESGVPVWNGLTDEDHPTQVLADFLTAKEVLKKPYHEINFTYVGDGRNNVANALMQGAAIMGMKFNLVCPKELNPTDELLNRCKDITKENGGEILVTDNVDEGVKGSDVLYTDVWVSMGEPDEVWEERIKLLKPYQVDQAMIEKTGNPHVIFEHCLPSFHNTDTKVGKEIYEKFGLKEMEVTDEVFEGKHSVVFQEAENRMHTIKAVMVATLGDIG